A genomic region of Salvelinus namaycush isolate Seneca unplaced genomic scaffold, SaNama_1.0 Scaffold780, whole genome shotgun sequence contains the following coding sequences:
- the LOC120042797 gene encoding deoxyuridine 5'-triphosphate nucleotidohydrolase-like isoform X1: MTVNPEQGRMRQETVLRQWKSAGADAAAGEDCIFNKMEHFVAKQRLYWRCCSSIIAARSSVLSHRTFYLHSPTLARRKGCEKAEVIDAAEVSPLKRTKPHAVAENVISVLKFSKLSEHATAPTRGSAKAAGYDLFSAYDYSIGPMDKAIVKTDIQIAVPSGCYGRVAPRSGLAAKHFIDVGAGVVDEDYRGNVGVVLFNFSKETFEVKKGDRVAQLVCERICYPDLQELKTLDETERGAGGFGSTGSN; this comes from the exons ATGACGGTAAACCCAGAACAGGGAAGAATGcgtcaggaaacagtgcttcgacagtggaaaa gcgctggaGCTGATGCCGCAGCCGGGGAGGACTGTATCTTTAACAAGATGGAGCACTTCGTTGCAAAGCAGAGGCTCTACTGGCGGTGTTGTTCTTCGATTATCGCTGCCCGGTCTTCAGTACTCTCACACAGAACATTTTATCTGCATTCTCCCACTCTGGCCAGGAGAAAAGGATGCGAGAAAGCAg AAGTGATAGACGCCGCAGAAGTTTCTCCACTGAAGAGGACAAAGCCACATGCGGTGGCAGAGAATGTGATATCGGTGCTGAAGTTCTCCAAGTTGTCCGAACATGCCACTGCTCCTACCCGGGGCTCTGCTAAAGCTGCAGGCTACGACCTGTTCAG TGCGTATGACTACAGTATTGGTCCTATGGACAAGGCTATCGTGAAGACTGACATCCAGATAGCTGTTCCTTCAGGCTGCTATGGCAGAGTGG CACCACGGTCTGGGCTGGCTGCAAAACACTTCATCGATGTTGGGG CTGGAGTAGTGGATGAGGACTATAGAGGTAATGTGGGGGTGGTGCTGTTCAACTTCAGCAAGGAAACCTTTGAAG TGAAAAAAGGGGACCGTGTGGCTCAGCTGGTGTGCGAGAGGATCTGCTACCCAGACCTACAGGAGCTAAAG ACTCTGGATGAGACTGAGCGTGGGGCTGGAGGATTTGGCTCCACAGGCAGCAACTAA
- the LOC120042797 gene encoding deoxyuridine 5'-triphosphate nucleotidohydrolase-like isoform X2, with product MTVNPEQGRMRQETVLRQWKKVIDAAEVSPLKRTKPHAVAENVISVLKFSKLSEHATAPTRGSAKAAGYDLFSAYDYSIGPMDKAIVKTDIQIAVPSGCYGRVAPRSGLAAKHFIDVGAGVVDEDYRGNVGVVLFNFSKETFEVKKGDRVAQLVCERICYPDLQELKTLDETERGAGGFGSTGSN from the exons ATGACGGTAAACCCAGAACAGGGAAGAATGcgtcaggaaacagtgcttcgacagtggaaaa AAGTGATAGACGCCGCAGAAGTTTCTCCACTGAAGAGGACAAAGCCACATGCGGTGGCAGAGAATGTGATATCGGTGCTGAAGTTCTCCAAGTTGTCCGAACATGCCACTGCTCCTACCCGGGGCTCTGCTAAAGCTGCAGGCTACGACCTGTTCAG TGCGTATGACTACAGTATTGGTCCTATGGACAAGGCTATCGTGAAGACTGACATCCAGATAGCTGTTCCTTCAGGCTGCTATGGCAGAGTGG CACCACGGTCTGGGCTGGCTGCAAAACACTTCATCGATGTTGGGG CTGGAGTAGTGGATGAGGACTATAGAGGTAATGTGGGGGTGGTGCTGTTCAACTTCAGCAAGGAAACCTTTGAAG TGAAAAAAGGGGACCGTGTGGCTCAGCTGGTGTGCGAGAGGATCTGCTACCCAGACCTACAGGAGCTAAAG ACTCTGGATGAGACTGAGCGTGGGGCTGGAGGATTTGGCTCCACAGGCAGCAACTAA